In the Hordeum vulgare subsp. vulgare chromosome 7H, MorexV3_pseudomolecules_assembly, whole genome shotgun sequence genome, one interval contains:
- the LOC123412947 gene encoding thioredoxin-like protein Clot, whose protein sequence is MTVEKVDATVADFDGHFERLFAGDDGGKLKLLLFLADREPSSSLTWCPDCNVAEPVIYGKLESLGRDVVLLRAFVGDKPTWRDPAHPWRVDPRFALKGVPTLLRWEKGAAAGRLEDDEANVGDKIDALLN, encoded by the exons ATGACGGTGGAGAAGGTGGACGCGACGGTGGCCGACTTCGACGGCCACTTCGAGAGGCTCTTCGCCGGCGACGACGGCGGCAAGCTGAAGCTGCTGCTCTTCCTCGCCGACCGcgagccctcctcctccctcaccTGGTGCCCCG ACTGCAACGTGGCGGAGCCGGTGATCTACGGGAAGCTGGAGTCGCTGGGCAGGGACGTGGTGCTCCTGCGCGCGTTCGTCGGCGACAAGCCCACGTGGAGGGACCCGGCCCACCCGTGGAGGGTGGACCCGCGGTTCGCGCTCAAGGGCGTGCCGACGCTGCTGCGCTGGGAGAAGGGCGCCGCCGCGGGCCGCCTCGAGGACGACGAGGCCAACGTCGGGGACAAGATTGATGCCTTGCTCAATTGA
- the LOC123412944 gene encoding CDK5RAP3-like protein: MRDPSEIRSLPIDIAFARLQEWLVDRKRVPQDWRKRLAAIRARLAAAFSSLPRDLHPYLQTLELEEIGYLEAKKICSILLESNTDSRNIFGRLTGSAGEWESIVKAYEKDHVFLGEAAQIMVQNVNYDIPYQRKQMQKTQQQLAELDRREADIKRLAALSATRYAEACQELGLQGIDVRQELIESAKTLPSTFSKILEVLNSDTVSQAMEYYTTFVRDCHTEDKENYKSVVHNLKQLQANPPSLNVSVCKEVQNSLGDTSKAHGSCMDGGEPIDSNVPADDIDWDISVDNNGIDWDIGAVEQPVEESGNGFGSYEIIDANIELAGSENYGVGASAYPSADKEGLTCDTSENQICWDISTDNPEESATIENAPTESGQYECSTEERSQLLEKEYRNNILDDLLEVKSFLTLRLAEMRNADTSSLQHQVQAVSPFVLQQYAPDRLENMLVEVSSAISLLTNQKTLDLIMILNSKRFLDRLVSTLEEKKHHEVKLREGLGDLSVKRMELQNALSSSWPKQEAAITKTRELKKLCEATLSSMFDSRPVHIIGEINNLLSSSGSQLAG; encoded by the exons ATGCGCGACCCGTCGGAGATCCGCAGCCTCCCCATCGACATCGCCTTCGCCCGCCTGCAGGAGTGGCTGGTCGACCGCAAGCGGGTGCCGCAGGACTGGAGGAAGCGCCTCGCCGCCATCCGCGCCCGGCTCGCCGCCGCCTTCTCCTCCCTCCCGCGGGACCTCCACCCCTACCTCCAAACCCTCGAGCtcgaag AAATTGGGTACCTTGAAGCCAAGAAGATATGCAGCATACTCCTGGAATCCAATACGGATAGCAGGAATATTTTTGGCCGCCTGACAGGCTCTGCG GGCGAATGGGAGTCGATAGTTAAAGCTTATGAGAAGGACCATGTTTTCCTTGGAGAGGCAGCTCAGATCATGGTCCAGAATGTGAACTATGACAT ACCATATCAGAGGAAACAGATGCAGAAGACTCAGCAGCAGCTTGCAGAACTAGACCGCAGGGAGGCTGACATTAAGCGGCTTGCTGCTCTTTCAGCAACTAGGTATGCTGAAGCTTGCCAGGAGCTCGGTTTGCAG GGAATAGATGTGCGGCAAGAACTGATAGAGTCTGCAAAAACACTTCCATCAACATTTAGCAAAATCTTGGAAGTTCTTAACAGTGATACTGTCTCACAGGCCATGGAGTACTATACAACATTTGTCAGGGACTGTCATACGGAGGATAAG GAGAACTACAAGTCTGTGGTACACAATCTGAAACAGTTGCAAGCTAATCCTCCTTCCCTGAATGTGTCAGTATGTAAAGAGGTGCAGAATTCACTTGGAGATACATCAAAAGCTCATGGGTCTTGTATGGACGGAGGAGAACCCATCGACTCTAATGTTCCTGCAGATGATATTGATTGGGACATTTCAGTGGATAATAATGGTATTGACTGGGACATTGGTGCGGTGGAACAACCTGTGGAAGAATCTGGCAATGGTTTTGGGTCTTATGAAATTATTGATGCCAATATAGAGTTGGCAGGCTCTGAAAATTATGGTGTTGGTGCTTCAGCCTATCCATCTGCAGACAAAGAAGGCCTTACGTGTGATACATCCGAGAATCAGATTTGCTGGGACATCTCTACTGATAATCCCGAAGAAAGTGCTACAATTGAGAATGCTCCAACTGAATCAGGACAATATGAATGTTCAACTGAAGAAAGAAGTCAGTTGCTGGAGAAGGAATATAGAAATAATATTCTGGATGATTTACTTGAG GTGAAATCATTTTTGACCCTACGCCTAGCGGAGATGAGAAATGCTGATACATCATCTCTACAGCATCAGGTCCAAGCCGTCTCACCTTTCGTTCTCCAACAGTATGCTCCTGATCGTTTGGAGAATATGCTTGTAGAGGTTTCCTCAGCAATCTCTCTGCTCACTAACCAGAAAACTCTTGACCTTATAATGATCCTCAACTCTAAAAG ATTTTTGGACAGATTGGTGTCAACCTTAGAAGAAAAGAAACATCATGAGGTGAAGCTACGAGAAGGCTTAGGTGATTTGTCAGTGAAGCGCATGGAGCTGCAGAATGCACTATCGTCATCCTGGCCGAAGCAA GAGGCAGCGATTACAAAAACGAGGGAACTAAAGAAGCTCTGTGAGGCAACACTTTCATCTATGTTCGATAGCAGGCCAGTGCATATAATTGGAGAGATTAATAATTTACTGAGTTCAAGTGGTAGTCAATTAGCTGGATGA
- the LOC123412946 gene encoding beta-glucosidase 24-like: MSLLLMILLLSSTAAAAAQAGTNPGKIARSQFPGDFLFGTASSAYQYEGAVREGGRGPSIWDAFTHDHPEKIANESNGDVAIDSYHRYKDDVNIMKDLGFKAYRFSLSWSRILPSGKLCGGVNMEGINYYNNLIDKLISEGIKPFVTLFHWDSPQVLEQQYSGFLSQLIVEDFKDYASICFREFGDRVKYWITFNEPWSFSIGGYSSGTYAPGRCSSSAKAGCSTGDSGREPYIVAHNQLLAHAAAVQVYRDKYQIEQKGKIGITIVSNWIIPYSNSKEDKDATKRALDFMYGWFMDPLTKGHYPLSMETLVGNRLPKFTKEQARAVKGSFDFIGLNYYSARYAQNTKHSSNSKESYSTDSRTDQRVERNGTYIGPKAGSSWLYIYPRGIEELLLYTKKTYNNPTIYITENGVDEINNENLPLQEALIDNNRIEFYRQHIFFVQRALRQGVDVRGYFAWSLFDNFEWIDGYSVRFGLNYINYKDGLKRYPKRSSQWFQKFLRH; encoded by the exons ATGTCCCTGCTGCTCATGATCCTCTTGCTTTCCTCcacagctgcggcggcggcgcaggCCGGCACGAACCCAGGCAAGATCGCGAGGAGTCAGTTCCCCGGGGACTTCCTCTTCGGCACGGCCTCTTCAGCCTACCAG TATGAAGGTGCTGTGAGGGAAGGCGGCAGAGGACCCAGCATCTGGGACGCCTTCACTCACGATCACCCAG AAAAGATAGCAAATGAAAGCAATGGAGATGTAGCAATAGACTCCTACCACCGGTACAAG GACGACGTCAACATCATGAAGGATTTGGGCTTTAAGGCCTATAGATTTTCTCTTTCTTGGTCACGAATTCTGCCTA GTGGGAAATTGTGTGGAGGGGTCAACATGGAAGGAATCAATTACTACAACAATCTCATCGATAAACTCATTTCGGAAG GTATTAAACCATTTGTTACCCTTTTTCACTGGGACTCCCCGCAAGTATTAGAACAGCAGTACAGTGGTTTCTTAAGCCAGCTTATTGT GGAAGATTTCAAGGACTATGCTAGCATCTGCTTCAGGGAGTTTGGTGACAGGGTAAAGTACTGGATAACATTCAATGAGCCTTGGAGTTTCAGTATTGGTGGCTATTCTAGTGGTACATACGCACCTGGTAGATGCTCGTCTTCGGCAAAGGCAGGGTGTAGCACGGGAGACTCGGGAAGGGAACCTTATATAGTAGCTCATAATCAACTTCTGGCTCATGCAGCAGCGGTTCAAGTGTACAGAGACAAATACCAG ATAGAGCAAAAAGGGAAGATCGGCATTACAATAGTTAGTAATTGGATAATTCCCTACTCAAATTCCAAAGAAGATAAGGATGCTACCAAGCGTGCATTGGACTTCATGTATGGATG GTTCATGGATCCCTTAACCAAGGGACACTATCCACTAAGCATGGAAACACTAGTTGGTAACAGATTACCGAAATTCACAAAAGAGCAGGCAAGAGCTGTAAAAGGATCATTTGATTTCATTGGCCTCAATTACTATTCGGCAAGATATGCACAGAATACCAaacacagtagcaatagtaaagaAAGCTACAGTACTGATTCACGAACTGATCAAAGAG TGGAAAGAAATGGAACATACATTGGGCCAAAG GCTGGCTCTTCTTGGCTCTACATCTATCCAAGAGGAATAGAAGAGCTCTTGCTATATACCAAGAAGACATACAACAACCCTACTATCTACATCACGGAAAATG GTGTTGATGAAATTAACAATGAAAACTTACCTCTTCAAGAAGCCTTAATTGACAATAATAGAATAGAATTCTACCGGCAACACATATTCTTTGTTCAAAGAGCCCTAAG GCAAGGAGTTGACGTACGAGGATACTTTGCATGGTCGCTATTTGACAACTTCGAGTGGATTGATGGTTATAGTGTCCGGTTCGGTCTTAACTACATCAACTACAAGGATGGTCTGAAACGATATCCAAAGCGATCCAGCCAATGGTTTCAGAAGTTTCTTCGTCACTAA
- the LOC123410211 gene encoding uncharacterized protein LOC123410211 encodes MGRGRGRGRKPIANGRSHEDKVSSGEEVVPARKRRGRPQKQRVPDKVDLPPEPKSSAAGVHGDAEGGNAELKENDPEGNGNKRNRAPKEESSNLDMEENSSSTRSSNDESTTTTRSSGFRQNGSRRKSTPRRAAEAGL; translated from the coding sequence ATGGGTAGGGGAAGAGGCAGAGGAAGGAAGCCCATCGCCAACGGCAGGAGCCATGAAGACAAGGTGAGCAGCGGCGAAGAGGTCGTGCCTGCaaggaagaggagagggaggcccCAAAAGCAGCGCGTCCCCGACAAAGTCGATCTACCACCAGAACCCAAGAGCTCGGCAGCGGGCGTTCATGGCGATGCAGAAGGAGGTAACGCAGAGCTCAAGGAGAACGACCCTGAAGGCAACGGCAACAAGAGGAACAGGGCACCCAAGGAAGAGAGCTCGAACCTCGACATGGAGGAGAACAGCTCGAGCACCCGGTCCAGCAACGACGAGTCCACGACGACGACCCGGTCCAGCGGCTTCCGGCAGAACGGGAGCCGCCGGAAGAGCACGCCCCGGCGAGCCGCGGAGGCGGGCCTGTAG